The DNA region GGTCGCGTCTCGCCTTTTGGAAGCGGCCGGGCGCGAGGATATGACTCGGGCCTAAAACCTGTGATTGCCTCCTCGGCCTCAGCGAAGCTCTGCAACTCGGCGGTGGGGATGTTCTTCCGCGCAGCCTCGTCATGCGTGAGGGTCTCGACCGACTTGGTCGCGTTGCGGGCGGGTCCACGAGCCATCAGCGGACCTCACTCAGAAGTGCAGCGTCGTCCGCTAGCGCGGCGTTCTCAGAAAACGCCTCAGCCTCATCGTCCGGGTCAAGCGGGGGTTGCGGGTCCAGTCCGGACGCAACGGCGTCTGTCGGAGGCGGCACGTCCCGTAAGGCCGGTCGCTTGGTCGCGTCGTCGATCAGGTCGAGGAGGCCGTCGAGGCGCGCGGCGAAGAACCCATGAAAGTCGTCGGCGCGCAACCGCGCCGGGTCGATGGCATGGCTGCGCAAGTAGGTGTCGAGGTTCGCTGGATCAACTGGCGGCTTCGCCGCCTCCAGGCGGTGGAGATACTTGCTCGGCGCGACGCCGCCGAGCATCCGGTTCGTCTTGGCAGACAGGGGTGTCTTGTTAACGATCGAGTCGAACGCACTCGCAGGCAGCTTCTGCTCCTGACACCAATCACGCGGAAAGATGTGGTGGATGTCGACGCTCTCGTCGAAGAACACCGCATGGTCATAGTCCTGACCCGACCGGAAATCCGTGGCCCCACTCTTCATCAGCAGGGCGTTGACGCCCTTGTAGGCCGCGGAGCCACGGGAGCGCAGCTCGCGGATGCGGCTGGCGCGCACGCTCGTATCCTTGAGCGTCGAGGGCTCCGGCCCGCCGTCGATCCAGGCCAACACCTCCACGACATCCTTGGCGAAGCGGGACTCGGCGGCCGAGCCGTAGAGTTCACCGAAGACGCCGCACCAGTACCAGGTGCGCACGCACTGTTTGGGCTGCTGGTGCTCCCAGCGGTCACCCAGCGAGGCGAGGATCGCAGCGAGCGGCACGATCTGGCTCTGGTAGGGCAGGTCGAACGAACGGTAGATCCGCTGCGTATGAAGGAACTTCGCGGCGCGCTCGAAGCCGAGTTGCAATCGATCGGCGTGGGTCTGGTAGGCCTCAACAGGCAGCGCCAGCAGGGCGTTGCGGGTGGCGCTCACCGGCGGCCGTCGATCATCGCTGCCGGCAGCGGCGTCCCGCTGGGCCTTCGAGTGCAGGAGCGCAATACCCTGCAAGAAATCCGTCGGAGCGATCTTCTCAAGCGCACGGAATTTCTTAAGTGCAGCGGCGCGCTTCGCCCAGTCCTCCCGCAGCTTGAAGCCCTTGCCGGCGAACATGGCTGTTATCAGCTCGAAAGCGTCGAGCGCTTTGCCGCCAGTATTCACCTTCTCGAAGACCAGACATACGGCTTCGTTTGTCGTTGATTTATCCAATGATATGACGGGAACTTGATACTTTCTAAATGAATCCACAATCTTTTCGCGAAATGCCTTCAAAATCAGCCGCTTGGACTTATTATCGTCCCAATAGTCCCAAAAGCCCTCTTGCCAACTTTCGTGGTCAAAGATTTTGTTCAAAGGGAAGCGAAGATGCTCATATTCTTTATCAGACGTCGAGAGATCAAGGACAACATCTTTGCCGAAATTGGTCCGTAAAATGCGGTCTTTGGGAAAAGCTTCGATCGCATCCTCGCGGTCGACGGATGGATCGAGGGCTTTATCAATGTTGAAATAGTAGAAGACATCGATCTTCTCGATCGGGTTCTGCCGGACGAGCGCCTGATACAGCGACGTCATACGCTGCTGGCCGTCGAGGAGCAGTTCACTCTCCGTCGCTACTTCGGCCTGAACCGGCGCACCTTGGATTGCGCGCGGCGTGAACGTCTTCCCGGACGACTTCAACGTCATCAGGGCTCCCACCGGAAATGCTTGAGAAAGGGACGCGATTAGACTCCGGATGCGATACT from Methylobacterium sp. NMS14P includes:
- a CDS encoding GmrSD restriction endonuclease domain-containing protein; the protein is MTTFTTNPVSLHTLLQRCEQGDIKLPDFQRNWVWDEYRIRSLIASLSQAFPVGALMTLKSSGKTFTPRAIQGAPVQAEVATESELLLDGQQRMTSLYQALVRQNPIEKIDVFYYFNIDKALDPSVDREDAIEAFPKDRILRTNFGKDVVLDLSTSDKEYEHLRFPLNKIFDHESWQEGFWDYWDDNKSKRLILKAFREKIVDSFRKYQVPVISLDKSTTNEAVCLVFEKVNTGGKALDAFELITAMFAGKGFKLREDWAKRAAALKKFRALEKIAPTDFLQGIALLHSKAQRDAAAGSDDRRPPVSATRNALLALPVEAYQTHADRLQLGFERAAKFLHTQRIYRSFDLPYQSQIVPLAAILASLGDRWEHQQPKQCVRTWYWCGVFGELYGSAAESRFAKDVVEVLAWIDGGPEPSTLKDTSVRASRIRELRSRGSAAYKGVNALLMKSGATDFRSGQDYDHAVFFDESVDIHHIFPRDWCQEQKLPASAFDSIVNKTPLSAKTNRMLGGVAPSKYLHRLEAAKPPVDPANLDTYLRSHAIDPARLRADDFHGFFAARLDGLLDLIDDATKRPALRDVPPPTDAVASGLDPQPPLDPDDEAEAFSENAALADDAALLSEVR